The nucleotide sequence TGTGTTTGTCAGCCAACAGCTGATGCAGCCGCTGGTTTTCCTCCCGCAAAGCCTCCTTCTCCATCTGCAGGGTTTCCAGATTGATGACCCGCTGTGCGAGCATGGTAGAGACCACCGAGAGCAGCCGTTGCCCGGCCTTGAGGTCGAAGGAGGCATTGTAGGGAAGATCCACACTGAGAGCCCCCACTACCTGCTGGCCTTTCTTGATGGGTACACAGATAAATGACAGCTCCTGGTCAGGGGCTCGCCGGCTGGCGGTGCGGTTGAGAAAGAGAGGCTCCTCACTAATCTTGGGCACGACAATGGCTTTTCCTTGCTGGATGACCCTGCCGGTGATTCCTTCGCCGGGCTTGTAGCGGCCGCGCTGTATGGCCTTCCTGGAGAGGCCGTGCGCCACCTCGATGCGTATTTCATCGCGCAGACGGTTGAGAATGGTGATGGTGCCGCGCGTCATGCCCATTGATTGCGACAGGATGTGCAGCACCGCATAGAGAGACTTGCGCAGATCCATGGTGGCGTTCAGGGCCTCGGCGATCTCGTAGAGGGCGGTTATTTTCTCGATCTTTTTCACGTCAGTCTCTTTTCCCTGGCATACATAACACTCTGGCAACATTTATCACAAAATTGTCATTTTTAAAACTTGATTCTCTGGCGGGACCTTCGGTGTTTCTCCTTTGAATCTGGAGCACCCTGGGCGGCTCGGGCTGGGGATGGCTGGAGATGTTTCCTCTAGAGTCTGGCTGCTAGTCCGGGGTGTCACTCTGGCCAGTCATGGACAACAATACGGGAAAAAAGAAAAGCACCGCAGATCTTTCACTAACTGACCTTGCGGTGCTTGCTGTTTACAGTGATGTAGTGAGGCAGCCGAAGGAGGTCTACCTGGCAGCCTCAGTGCTGAACCTGTCGCCCCTGACAATGGTGGGGCTCAGGAAGATCAGCAACTCGGTCTTGTTGTCGCTGACCAGACGGCTCTTGAACAACCAGCTCAGCCCTGGAATCTTGGCCAGGAAAGGCACCCTGTCTTCAGTCCAGGATCTGTCCTGCTTGACAATGCCGCCGATCACCACAGTGTTGCCGCTGCCCACCATGAGTTCGGTGGTTGCCTCCCGGGTGTTGATGGCGGGCACGCCGTTAACTGTCCTGCTGAAGTCGGCAAAGTCGTTTTTGGCCTTGACCTCCATGCGAACCTGGTCATCCGGGGTAATGTGCGGCGTAACGTCGAGAGACAGGGTTGCAGCCACAAAAGCTGTGGAGATGCCGTCCTCACTCTGTTGTGGATACGGTATCTGTTCACCCTGTTGGATGCTCGCCTTCACATTGTCGAGAGTAAAAATGCGCGGACTGGAGATGAGCCGCACCTCGCCCTCAGACTCGAGGGCAGAGAGTCTCAGATCCAGTTCGAACAGGTTGGTACCCATTCTGGTAAAATTGACTCCCAGGGTGCCTATCGATGCCACCGGTGCACTCACCGCCGCATCGATTACCTGCGGTGCTCCAAGCCTGTTGGTCAGACTGTTGATGGTGTAGCTGGCGTTCCAGTCGATTCCCAGGTCTCGACTGAAGTTGGTGGAGGCCTCTACTATTCTGGACTCGATCATGACTTGCGGTGTTGGCCGGTCCAGCTGAGCAATGAGGTCCCTGGCGTTTTCAATGCGCTTGGGATAGTCGCTGTAAATGATCAGGTTGGTTCTCTCGTCAACCGAGATGCGGCCCTCTTCACTTCTGATCTTGTCGATCTGACCGGCTACATCCTCAGCTGAAGCGTAGTTGACCTGGAGATATTCAGTGGTGATTTCGCCCAGATCTCTTGCTGCGGCGAGCCTTTCCTGTTCCGCTTTAATGGCGGCTACTTTGGCTTCGCGCTGCTTCTTGATCTTCTCCGAGGTGGCCACCAGGATGACGTTGCCTTCGGCCACCTTGTCGAGGCCGTTGATTTTCAGCACCAGGTCGAGCACCTGATCCCAGGGCACTCTCTCCACTTTAAGAGTAACCTTTCCCTTGACGCTGGGATCGATTACCATATTCTTGCCGGTGACGTCAGCAAGCAGCCTGAGAACATTGGCCACATCCACGTCTTGCAGATCAAGAGATATCTTCTCGCCGGTATATTTCTTGTCCAGGCTTCGAACCTGGACCACCGGGGGGCTGCCCTGGGCAGCCGGGGCTGCCGGCGGTGCTGTCTTCTGGATCTCCATCCTTCCAGCGGCGACGGCCGAAGGTGCCGCAGCTTTCTTTGGCGTCTCCGCCGCAGGAGCAGCAGCTGCTGGAGTTCGCGCTTCCACCACAGTCACTGGTTTTCCCAGTTTGATTGGCGCTGGCGGCGGCACAGCCGAAGGAGCAAAATCCAGGTAAATTTCCTTGCCCGGAAGTGAGAGTTGATAGGGCACCATTTCGCGCAAACGCACATCGAGAGCCACCATGTTGGGCTTGTCGGCTACTGGGCGGGGATTGATGAGGTTGACAGCGCTGGCGAACTGGCCGGTATCGATATAGCGCTGCAGGTAGTCGGGCAACACCGAATCTGGCAGAACCAGAGAGAGGCTCTTGTCACTGGTTACCTGGATTACCGGACTGACCACGCGGTCGGCCCGCACACTGAGGCGCGATGTGCCGGAGTCGAGCAGCCGGAAATCAATGGACTCTATACGTGCAGGTTTTGCCACAGCAACTGCTGGCTTTGCTGCCTCGGGCTGCTGGGCAGTGGCGGCCATTGCTCGGGAAGCAAAGCCCGGCCCTGGTTCAAAGGTGACCACCAGCCGGTCGTCAGCAGGGGTAATGGAGTAGGGTACGCCGGCAGCAGGCACCAGGTCGAAGACTACCCGGGCCTTGTCAGGGTAATTGCCGAGTCTGATCTTGTTGACCAGGGGGCTGTCAACCGGCAGAGAATTCCTCCCCACTGCCGCCTTGATTCCCTTGAGATCCAGCACCAGCCGCGGCGGCTTCAGCAGAGGAAAGCTGGTATAGGCCGGCAGCCTGCCGTCTGCCACCAGATATACCTTGACGGTCTGGCCCTCGGTGAAAGGTTTTACGGCCACGATCTTGCTGGCCTCGCCCAGGGGTGCGCTGGTCTGTACAGCTGGCGGAGGGGCAGCCTCTTGCTGGGCAGTGCTTTCCGCCACAGCCGGCTCAGGTGGATAGACCTCCACCTCTGGTTGGGCCTCAGCTGCCGCAGCTTCCAGGGCGAAGCTGACCCTTATTTCATTGTCGTACTGGACAATGTCATAAGGAATTTCCTTCTTCAACCCCACCTCCACCCGCGTCATCGGCAGGGGATCCTGGTTCAATACTGTTGGCTTGATGGAGCTGACGACTTCGTTGTCCACAACAGGCAGCGGAGAGGCAATATTGCCCAGCGTGGTGGCCGGCAGATCAATAATGAGCCGGGGAGGATCCAGGGCCTTGAAGGCGGTGTAGGACAGGGCAGCCGAACCAACGAGCACCATGTCAAGCGTGGTATCGGTACGGTCCAGGCGAATGTCCTCGAGTTCCATAGGGGTGACCGCAGCCGCAACAGGTTTCTCCACCCCCTCTTTGGCAGCAGGCTGCGTATGCGATGGGGTGGCGCAGCTTTGGGCACAGAGCACAAGGGCCAGCAACCCTATGCAGATGAAGCTCCCTCGCTTCAGGTAATCTGGAGCATGCATCATGCCTCTCCTCCTTCCACTGGGCTCGTTTCGGTCACGTTGTTCATTTCCTCATGCCGGGCTCGCCAGAGACTGACGCTCTGTTTTGCCTCGCCCCTTCTGAGGTTGTGGTAGCGTCCACCTTGGCCGCACCAATGTCTCTGTTTGTCGACCACTCGGGCTGGCGTCTCTCCGCCCGAGAAAAATCACCTTCTCTTTTTCTTTCTCTTGGAGCCTTTTTTCTTCTTCTCCGGTGGCTTTTCCACAAACTTGTAAGTCACCGCAGTGCAGTCAGTCTTGAGGATGACTTCATCGCCCTGCCTTTTCAGCAAGGTCATCTTCATGTCGCTGACATTGACTATTCTGTTCAATCTGCTCATGCGATCAAGGAAGGTGGCAACATTGTGATAGGGGCCGGATACCTGCAGTTTCAAGGGAATCTCCGCATAGAAATTCTTGGCCACTTCCTTTTGCGGTTTGAAGAGCAGGAACTCCAGGCCGGCCTGCGCTCCCAGGCTGGAGATGCTTGTCAGCAGGCCAGGGATCTCGTCCTTGTTGGGCAGCAGCTGCAGAGCTTTCTTGAATTTTGCCTCTGTTTCTTTGTACTCTTTCTTGAATTTGCGCAGGTTCTTTTCCACCTGCCGCAGTTTTGCCAGCTGGCTCTGGGCTCTTGACAGGTCATTTCTGAGCGTTTCGAGTTGATTCTTCTGGGGCAGGTAGAAAAGCCAGACAAACCCCGCGAACAAAAGGAGCAGCACAAGCACACAGATGAGCACCTTTTGCAGCCTGGTCAGTTTTGCCAGTCTGCTCCAGGGTAAGCTGGGGAGTTTCACGCTGCCTAGGCCCTTTTTCGCATCTACAGCCATGAGCTCCATTCCTTGTCCCGCATCTGTTTACTTCATGAAGCGCGGGCTGAAAGGTTAGTTGCCGTTTTCATCTTGTCCTGTTTCGGCGTCTCCTTTTTCTTGGGAGGCACCACCTTGCAGGTTAGCTGGAACTCCTTGAGCTTGTATCCTTCGATCACGGTCTGCTTGGATTGCTTCAACACCACCTTGTTGGCATCAATTATCGGTGACCTGGCCAGGGCCTCCATGAACTGGGCGATGGTCTCGTTGCCGCGGGCTATGCCCTCCACAGTCAGGTTGCTGCCTTTCTGCTCCAGCTTGCGTATCCACATCTTGTCAGAGGGCACCAGCGAGGCGAGCTGATCGAGCACCCGCGGCACCAGATCTCGATTGGCCTCCAGGTTCCTGATGATTTGCAGCTTTTGCAGGAGTATCTTTTTTCTCTTTTCCAGGGCCCGCAGTTCCTTCTGCCGGGTCTGATGTCTCTTGATTTCTCGCTCCAGTCTGTTTTTCTCCTGAGTCATGCGAGTGATCTCATTGCTGCGATCTATGTGCACAAAGGCCATCACAGCGACACAGAAGAGAAGCAGCAAGAAAAAGACCGAGACTTCCTTGCGGACGACTTCCTCAACCTTACGTCGGCGTACAGGTAATAGATTGATCCTGATCATTTGTCACCTACCCGTCGGAGTGCAAGGCCTACGGCAACCGCAAACTGGGGAGCCACATAGTCTATGTATTCGGGATCAAAAGTCTTTTGATCTATTTCAATGCTGTGTAGAGGGCTGAAGTGAGCCACCGGGATGTTGGTGTCCTTGCTGAGGAGGCTGTCCAGTCCGGGGAGCCTGGACGAGCCGCCGCTCAGAAAGATCTTGTTGATCACCTCATCCGGGTAGGTGGCATAGAAAAAGTCGATTGCTCGCTTCACTTCAGTAGACCAGCTGGTTGCTGCGGAGACGAACATGGCCTCCAGGTCCTGCAAGGGCACTTTTTCTGTGGAGTGTCCCAGCTTGACCTTTTCAGCCTCCTCATATTCCATGCCGAAGCGCTCCTGGATATCCTGGGTGATCTGGTAGCCGCCGATGGAAGCGTCGCGATTAAACATGGAAACGCCGTTTTTCAGGACGTTGATGTTCATCTTGCTGGCGCCGATGTCCACCAGGGCCACGCCGCCGCTTTCAGCAGTGGGATAGTTGGCCTCGAAGGCATTTTCCAGGGCAAAAAAGTCCACATCCACCACTTGCGGCGTGAGGCCTGCCTGTTTGAGCAGGTTGGCATAATCCTCGATGACCTCTTTCTTGGCAGCCACCAGCATTACTTCCATGCGATCCTCTTTTTCAGGAGAAGACCCCAGGATCTGGAAGTCGATATTGACGTCCTCCACATTGAATGGAATGTACTGTTCTGCCTCCACCTGGATGTTCTCCAGCAGCTCTTCTTCTGTCATCTGGGGCAGATCAATCTTCTTTATAATGACAGAGTAGCCGGAAATGGAGATCGCCACATTTTTCTCCTTCACCTTGAGGTGGCGGAGCAGCTTCTTGATGGCTGTCTGGACTGCCTCGTGGTCTTTGACGGAGCCATCCACGATGACGTTGGGTGGCAGCAGGCTCATTCCCAGGTGTTTGAGCCGGTGGGCGCCTTTGGCAGGCACCAGATGCACGATCTTGACGGCATGCGAGCCGATGTCAAGACCAATGAGCGAGTCTTTTTTCCCGAACATGGCCTCTTCTCTGTAATGGGTAAGCGCCGGGTCTGAACAAAGGGTATATGAAAATTTTTGTCATACTATCGATATATATCTAGAATGTCAAACCTTTTTCTCGATGGCCGGAGAGATTTTAGGGGGCAGCAGAGAGCCATGCTCTCTCCTCGCCAGTGCCTGCCCACAGCGGCAACGTCTCCCTGTTTTTCTGGCTGCCCTCGTCCTTTCCTCCAGCAGCTGCAGCTGGGCAATTTTCCATAGTCACTCTGTTTTCGCCAGAATAAAGCAAAAATCAGGCCAATCGTGTGGCTGCCGCAGCTCGAGCACCCTGCAGCCAGCGGCTGGCTGAGCTCAGAGCAGCAGAGGGTTTGCAGTTGTCAGACAGTCAGCAGAGAAAGCTGCTCAGGCTGGAGCAGCAGCAGTGGAGAAGGCATTTGACCTGTCTGAGTCCGCAGGCCCGGACAGCAATGGTTGACGCTTGGGAGTTGCTATTTAGAAAATTCGTGCTAGACTCGAACCGTTTCGAGCCGCGCTCTGGAGGCAAGCCAATTATCAGGTCCCGTGCTCAGGGCTCAGTTGATATGCAACAGGTGGTTGTGTGAAAGGAACTAGTTTGACATGGCTGGCACAGTAAAACATCGCAAGGAAGCCGTGGACACCGAACCACTGTCAGGAACGAAGATAAAGAAGAAAAGCACCGCCCGCGAATACTTCGAAGCGATTGTCATTGCCATTCTCCTGGCGCTGTTTATCAGGACCTTTGTGGTGCAGGCCTTCAAGATCCCTTCCGGCTCCATGAAGCCCACCCTGCTGGTGGGAGATCACATTCTGGTGAACAAGTTCATCTATGGAGTGAAGCTGCCCTTTACCGACAAGACCCTCATCAAGGTACGCCTGCCCGAGCGGGGAGACGTGATTGTCTTCAAATACCCCCGGGATCCCAGCAAGGACTATATTAAAAGGGTAATTGGTTTGCCGGGAGATCAGGTGCAGCTCGTCAACAACAAGCTGTATCTCAATGGCAAGCCAGTGCCTGATCCGCATGCCTTTTACGGGAATTCACCATACAGCGGCAGCGGTCTGCTGCGAAATTTCGGACCCGTGGTGGTGCCTGCCGGCCATCTCTTTGTCATGGGGGATAATCGGAACGAGAGCGCTGACAGTCGGGTATGGGGCTTTGTCCCCATGTCGTACGTCAGGGGCAAGGCCTTTCTCATATACTGGTCCTGGGATCATGATCATTTCGGGGTGCGCTGGCGCCGTATG is from Deltaproteobacteria bacterium and encodes:
- the pilQ gene encoding type IV pilus secretin PilQ; this translates as MMHAPDYLKRGSFICIGLLALVLCAQSCATPSHTQPAAKEGVEKPVAAAVTPMELEDIRLDRTDTTLDMVLVGSAALSYTAFKALDPPRLIIDLPATTLGNIASPLPVVDNEVVSSIKPTVLNQDPLPMTRVEVGLKKEIPYDIVQYDNEIRVSFALEAAAAEAQPEVEVYPPEPAVAESTAQQEAAPPPAVQTSAPLGEASKIVAVKPFTEGQTVKVYLVADGRLPAYTSFPLLKPPRLVLDLKGIKAAVGRNSLPVDSPLVNKIRLGNYPDKARVVFDLVPAAGVPYSITPADDRLVVTFEPGPGFASRAMAATAQQPEAAKPAVAVAKPARIESIDFRLLDSGTSRLSVRADRVVSPVIQVTSDKSLSLVLPDSVLPDYLQRYIDTGQFASAVNLINPRPVADKPNMVALDVRLREMVPYQLSLPGKEIYLDFAPSAVPPPAPIKLGKPVTVVEARTPAAAAPAAETPKKAAAPSAVAAGRMEIQKTAPPAAPAAQGSPPVVQVRSLDKKYTGEKISLDLQDVDVANVLRLLADVTGKNMVIDPSVKGKVTLKVERVPWDQVLDLVLKINGLDKVAEGNVILVATSEKIKKQREAKVAAIKAEQERLAAARDLGEITTEYLQVNYASAEDVAGQIDKIRSEEGRISVDERTNLIIYSDYPKRIENARDLIAQLDRPTPQVMIESRIVEASTNFSRDLGIDWNASYTINSLTNRLGAPQVIDAAVSAPVASIGTLGVNFTRMGTNLFELDLRLSALESEGEVRLISSPRIFTLDNVKASIQQGEQIPYPQQSEDGISTAFVAATLSLDVTPHITPDDQVRMEVKAKNDFADFSRTVNGVPAINTREATTELMVGSGNTVVIGGIVKQDRSWTEDRVPFLAKIPGLSWLFKSRLVSDNKTELLIFLSPTIVRGDRFSTEAAR
- a CDS encoding PilN domain-containing protein, whose translation is MIRINLLPVRRRKVEEVVRKEVSVFFLLLLFCVAVMAFVHIDRSNEITRMTQEKNRLEREIKRHQTRQKELRALEKRKKILLQKLQIIRNLEANRDLVPRVLDQLASLVPSDKMWIRKLEQKGSNLTVEGIARGNETIAQFMEALARSPIIDANKVVLKQSKQTVIEGYKLKEFQLTCKVVPPKKKETPKQDKMKTATNLSARAS
- a CDS encoding type 4a pilus biogenesis protein PilO; the protein is MAVDAKKGLGSVKLPSLPWSRLAKLTRLQKVLICVLVLLLLFAGFVWLFYLPQKNQLETLRNDLSRAQSQLAKLRQVEKNLRKFKKEYKETEAKFKKALQLLPNKDEIPGLLTSISSLGAQAGLEFLLFKPQKEVAKNFYAEIPLKLQVSGPYHNVATFLDRMSRLNRIVNVSDMKMTLLKRQGDEVILKTDCTAVTYKFVEKPPEKKKKGSKRKKKRR
- the pilM gene encoding type IV pilus assembly protein PilM, whose amino-acid sequence is MFGKKDSLIGLDIGSHAVKIVHLVPAKGAHRLKHLGMSLLPPNVIVDGSVKDHEAVQTAIKKLLRHLKVKEKNVAISISGYSVIIKKIDLPQMTEEELLENIQVEAEQYIPFNVEDVNIDFQILGSSPEKEDRMEVMLVAAKKEVIEDYANLLKQAGLTPQVVDVDFFALENAFEANYPTAESGGVALVDIGASKMNINVLKNGVSMFNRDASIGGYQITQDIQERFGMEYEEAEKVKLGHSTEKVPLQDLEAMFVSAATSWSTEVKRAIDFFYATYPDEVINKIFLSGGSSRLPGLDSLLSKDTNIPVAHFSPLHSIEIDQKTFDPEYIDYVAPQFAVAVGLALRRVGDK
- the lepB gene encoding signal peptidase I, encoding MAGTVKHRKEAVDTEPLSGTKIKKKSTAREYFEAIVIAILLALFIRTFVVQAFKIPSGSMKPTLLVGDHILVNKFIYGVKLPFTDKTLIKVRLPERGDVIVFKYPRDPSKDYIKRVIGLPGDQVQLVNNKLYLNGKPVPDPHAFYGNSPYSGSGLLRNFGPVVVPAGHLFVMGDNRNESADSRVWGFVPMSYVRGKAFLIYWSWDHDHFGVRWRRMGDIIH